The nucleotide sequence AAAATTCACCATTTTGACAGCAGGATCGCTTTGAAAGTAACAAAGTAAATGTGGTGCATTACAGCCCACTTCTGTTGAAGTTTCACCTGAATATCCCCtacatttaactttttttaaaaaaaatacatgttatgtTGCCTCATTTGAATGTTATATATTTTCTGTCCGTGCAGATAGAGCTCGGCGCCGGTGACACACACGGGCCTCTCTTTGGACTGAAGATATTCCGAAATTTGACTCCACGTTTGTAAGATTTCAGGAAGATGCACCACAAGTGACTCAATTGTAGACacctttgttgttattttgtctGTGTTCCATTTCAGCTTCGTAACAGCGCAGTGCGGCCTCCAATTTTCGTCCCGAGGTGTGCGTCCTGGCGTCACCACTGTGCTGGCTCGCCATCTTGACAAGAACACAATGGGATACCTGCAGTGGCGTTGGGGAATTCAGTCCTCCATGAACACAAGCATAGTCAGGGACACCAAGAGCAGCAATTTTACCTTCGCAGTGCAGGTCTGCTGCCAGCACACATTCACATTTGCCTCAGCATCAATTATAAAGTCGCCCATCAGCAACGAGCCATAACGTCCTCTTACGTTCTGCTGCAGCTCGGCATTCCACACACTTTTATGATGATGAGCTACCAGTACAAGTTCCAGGATGAAGACCAGACAAAGATAAAAGGCTCATTAAAGTACGTGGTCAGAAGATAAGTTTGCATTATTGTGAATCCACGGGAGATTGATTTGCGTTTTCGTTGCCGGCTTATTCTGCAGGTCCGGTTTCTTTGGTACGGTGCTGGAGTATGGCGCCGAGAGGAAAATTAGTCGGCACAGCATTTTGGGGGCCACAGTCAGCGTCGGGGTGCCTCAAGGAGTCTCACTCAAAGTCAAGTAAGTGGggattttattcatatttcttCCCCTTAAGATGGTCAATTGCCATTCATGAAATTGGGGTTGTTTGTCacaactttttaattttatttaaatttttcacaCATTTGGAAGTGTTTTATTTTGCGTATTCTTCGAACCATTCACGTCCTTCCTTGGAACACATTGTGATCTGAGACAAAATGGCGGTTTAAATGAGAATGACAATAAGCTTCATTTTTcttatattataattattttcaaaGCCTTTATATTATAAGTCTTTTTGGCacgcccagccaaactatgaaaaaaatgtggcttacagtccggaaaatatggtaatttactTTTTGGCAGAATTTTGAATAGTACCCTTTTGTGATGTGCTTTTTTATACTAGTGGTGGTGTGTTTGTCACTTTATAGGAACTTCAAATGACTTTTTAGCCTAATACATTCAAAGAAAGAGGTGTGTTGTGTCATCAAGGGAAATGTCACATTGTTGATCTGCTTCCCTGCGAGTATTAAAATGTCTGTCTGCAGACTGAACAGAGCCAGCCAGACGTATTTCTTCCCCATTCACCTGACTGATCAGCTCCTGCCAAGTGCTGTGTTTTATGCCACAGTTGGACCGCTGGTCTTCTACCTCGCCATGCAGCAACTCGTTATCCGGCCGTACGTGCGGGCCCAGAAGGAACAGTAAGAAAGTCTCCATGTATTTTATGCAAGGAAAGTTGCTGGTGGAAGAAGCAGCGCATGCATTATTTgcggctgcttttttttttttgttgttgctttttttttttttttaaggtcctTTTATTCCCTCCCATCTATCTTTTAACAGAGACTTGGAGAAGCAGCGCGAGAGCTCAGCCTCGAACATAGCTAAGAAGAAACAGGAGGCAGAGGCTGCGGTGAGCACTATGTTAGAGATGGGGCTGCTGTTGTGTCAGATGCAGCAGAAATGTTGAAACATTGCCATCAGCTCCGTGCGGAAAGGGAATGTGCAAGAAAGTTGGAGTGATTTCATGAATGCCTAAGATCTATCTAATCTCgctttttgtttctgtttttttttatctccaaaGGTTTTGCTCATGCAGGAGTCAGTGCGGAGGATTATCGAAGCCGAGGAGTCCCGAATGGGTACGATTATTAATGCTTAAAAGATGAGATCCTAATCGCTTTGTCGTGTTTTCTTTAGCACCCACAGAAACGCTTCAGTTCTTTTGAGACTtcaatagaataaataaataacctaaCATTTTAGTTATCGGTGATTCAGAttttacactgaaaaaaaattatgtggCAAAACAGTTATTTGTACTGCCTCATAAacattgtgaatgttttttaatagtggAATAATGGGGTTGTAATTAGTCAGTGCCTTTGAATGGCAATAATTGGTGCTTTTAAGGCAACCCTTGATAAGAACACTCGTAAAATACTTTAAGCACACTGTTAAATTTTCTGCTGTAGCAACTGTCACTGTAAAAGTTGGTTGTTTACAGTTTTTAAGGGCCTATCAGATTTTGCtttcctaatgtttttttttttttaactggactTCTTCCAACGGTTCTTTAATATAAATGTGTTGTGATTCCATCAGATGCCGTTACgttcagaaaaatattgaatttgcaATGGATTTCCGCATTCCAGGTCTCATCATCCTCAATGCCTGGTACGGCAAGTTCGTGACGGATAACAGCCGAAAACACGAAAGGGCAAAGGTGATTGACGTAAGCGTGCCTCTGCAGTGTCTAGTCAAAGACTCGAAACTCATCCTAACTGAGGCTGCAAAGGTATGAAAGGAAATTTTCCAATGTCGACCAATGTGTGTAGGTTTTTTAACCTGcttgtgttttgtatttttagtcagGACTCCCTGGTTTCTATGACCCTTGTGTaggggaggaaaaaagcctAAAGGTGCTGTATCAGTTCCGCGGTGTCATGCATCAAGTCTTGTCAGGAGACTCTGAACCACTCAGGATACCAAAGCAATGTGAGTTTACCCACCAATTCGTTGACTCCAAAGCATTCACGACCCCTTCTGTTGTATCATCTTTGAATCCTGATTAATCTCAATTTTTCTATTTGAAATTTTGTACAAAGGGAGGTGGGGTTATTATAATTCAATCAACACGTGTCCTCCCGTGTTTCACGTTTTTGTACCTCTTTGCAGCTCACAGGATTGACACAGACACATAGGAGTTCCTGtgctgaccaaaaaaaaaatggacacattGAAGCTGTTTGACAGAGAAGATGAATTTGTCTGTTTTATATATGAAAGGGGGACCCCCCATGATCACAAAAAAGGATTAACATATATTGTTGAGCTTTATACTGATCAGTAAAATGTGCAGGATGGGAAATAAAGCATCGCAAATGGTATCCTTGAACACAGTTGAAATGTGACCATGAAGTCATCCTTAAGATCATTAAGGCCTCCTAAGTGTGCAAGGGATGTCTTTTATGAATCCTTAATTAAGTTTTCAACATTGCAGTGCCTATGTGATTTAAAACACAGTTGCACCTGTTTCTTTGccataaattaaatatatatataaatatccatCATGTTTGTGTCATGAGTCAATCTTTCAACAATGTGTTTTTGCTGAAGAACTTCAAAGCGCAACACGGGGTCAAATAGGGGGGGAAATGTTtgccccgcaacccttgtgaggataagcagtacaacaaaaaaagaatgaattaaattattttgtcattcattagaaattaaatgttgcttttaatattttcatctcGTTGGCTATCAATCAATGACTTAGAAGCATATGATTCATATCTGTATTATCATGAAACGCTCGCCAGATGACGATGGCCGGAATTGACACCTTCAGGCATAGTGATCGTGTTAAACGTCTGTCTCGCGCGCTCTATCAATGGGGGTGGCCGCTGccacttgtcggccattttacGTCGGGCCATGCGATAAATGTCTTTCTACATCCAGCCTGGACTATGGTAATATGGTAATAaggttaaaataataattgtaaatCACCGCACAttagtggcaaaaaaaatcaccatagaTACGCTGCCGCAGAGCCCATCAGAGAAGTACACCGACTCCTTAAAAGGCTGTATTAGAAATGTTGTACTTGGAGTGCCGGGTGGGCGTGTTCATCAGTGAAGCTGAACATTCGGATTCGTTCGCGTAATAATTCCCATTTCCGGGCACCTCTGGTCATTTTAGAACTGACTGACATGGAGAGGAATCTCTTCCAGGTTTTGTTTTGACACTTATTCGGATGTGACCAATCTGCTATCAAACCTAATTTAAATTCAGGTTTTGAGTGAGTAGCGAATGACAATTCTGTAATCACATTTAATTTACCGCAAGGAGCGCTTTACTTGAGGTTTTCATCGCTTTGAATTAGATTTCAGAAATTACAGAGAGAAATCTGCTTTTGGTGAGGATATCAGGCAGACTTGTTTTGCCGTAAAGACGTCTTCTGTGAGGCGTAAAGTGGATTTAGTATGGGTGCGTCACTTTGCTCGACTCCAAGTCCTGCCATGTCAAAGGTACATTTCAGGACCTTAATAATGTCCGACCATTAACGTAATTTACATGCGATCCATTCTCTTACTTTTTTTATGGTGTTGCATTTGTGGTGCGCATGCAACATTTTATCTTTCCTCTCCTCTAGCTGGGGAGGAAAACTACATTTCAACTGCAACTGCTATAAAAAGTGGtggatgataaataaataaacactgcTGATTTTAAAAGTGCGATTCTCGGTATATTTAGGTACAACTTCCTGGTGAAGGAACATAGAAAGCAAATGTCATCATATTATATGGAAATGGTGTAAGAGTTAACTCGTTCACTGCcataacaactactactatgtgTATGATGagtatgtgctgtggtagttaattaaaaaatatgcaatttatgtaaaaatcattgacagtaatagatgtccaatccacttggagaccaaatggattgg is from Stigmatopora nigra isolate UIUO_SnigA chromosome 1, RoL_Snig_1.1, whole genome shotgun sequence and encodes:
- the dnajc11a gene encoding dnaJ homolog subfamily C member 11a; the encoded protein is MASALDDDEISTDDYYSLLNVRREATQDQLKAAYRRLCMLYHPDKHRDPELKRQAEQLFNLVHEAYEVLSDPQGRAIYDIYGKRGLDVDGWEVVERKRTPAEIREEFERLQKEREERRLQQRTNPKGTISVGVDATDLFDRYDEDYEDMVGGGGVPHVEINKMHISQSIEAPLTTTDTAILSGSLSTHNGNGGGTINLALRRVTSAQGWGEIELGAGDTHGPLFGLKIFRNLTPRFFVTAQCGLQFSSRGVRPGVTTVLARHLDKNTMGYLQWRWGIQSSMNTSIVRDTKSSNFTFAVQLGIPHTFMMMSYQYKFQDEDQTKIKGSLKSGFFGTVLEYGAERKISRHSILGATVSVGVPQGVSLKVKLNRASQTYFFPIHLTDQLLPSAVFYATVGPLVFYLAMQQLVIRPYVRAQKEQDLEKQRESSASNIAKKKQEAEAAVLLMQESVRRIIEAEESRMGLIILNAWYGKFVTDNSRKHERAKVIDVSVPLQCLVKDSKLILTEAAKSGLPGFYDPCVGEEKSLKVLYQFRGVMHQVLSGDSEPLRIPKQSHRIDTDT